From a single Lewinella sp. LCG006 genomic region:
- a CDS encoding OmpA family protein translates to MAKLTTFSKLLIVFLVVAGAFFGIQYATNSGLIGGGDDQNNTSSSTSGKTGNRSGDGDPIRIGIVTWGGYAGGQYFNEGFAASEASRFSKEYGIDVEFVLNDDFDASLNAWKAGDLDLHWYTIDAFPTILPGLEAFDPVALFQADWSRGGDAIIVRRGIRSVADLKGKKIAVAELTPSHSFLIWLLDAGGLSINDVEIVRQASAIDAAAAFKSQQVDAAVVWSPDDELATRAVPGSRVLESTRSASNIIADFFFAKREYVNANRDKLQKLYEGWMRGAAEINASADAKTKAGKILAEGLGIPEPDAIAAIDNVRLATHGDNRNFFGLNTDFQGVDGNALYLRMTNEYQKLGVIDGKVPNWRQISMPTLIQRTELSGPNDAAEASKTFTKVEATEAKELEAIASKPVSINFRTGEHVLDENAKYIIDREFVEIAKAFANARIRIEGNTDDVGSRTSNIKLSELRAQSVANYLIKEHNMSPNRLIIVGNGPDKPLASNNTEDGKAKNRRTDFQLVRE, encoded by the coding sequence ATGGCTAAACTAACCACGTTTTCGAAATTACTTATCGTTTTCCTAGTTGTAGCAGGTGCCTTTTTTGGCATCCAATATGCTACCAATTCCGGTTTAATCGGCGGTGGAGACGATCAAAATAACACCTCCAGTTCAACATCTGGCAAAACGGGAAACCGTTCTGGTGACGGCGACCCGATCAGAATCGGTATTGTAACCTGGGGTGGCTACGCTGGTGGTCAATATTTCAATGAAGGATTCGCAGCCAGTGAGGCTTCTCGGTTCTCGAAAGAATACGGGATTGACGTAGAATTCGTCCTTAACGACGATTTCGACGCTTCCCTCAATGCCTGGAAAGCGGGTGATCTTGACCTTCATTGGTACACGATTGATGCCTTTCCAACGATTCTTCCCGGCTTAGAAGCTTTCGATCCGGTCGCTTTATTCCAGGCCGACTGGTCGCGGGGTGGTGATGCTATCATCGTCCGACGCGGTATCCGTTCGGTTGCTGACCTCAAGGGCAAAAAAATTGCCGTTGCAGAACTTACGCCGTCTCACTCCTTCCTCATTTGGTTACTAGATGCGGGTGGTTTGAGTATTAATGATGTAGAGATTGTTAGACAAGCTTCGGCCATTGACGCTGCTGCTGCATTCAAAAGCCAGCAGGTGGATGCCGCCGTTGTATGGAGTCCCGATGATGAATTGGCCACTCGGGCAGTACCCGGTTCCAGAGTTTTGGAAAGCACGCGTTCTGCTTCTAACATCATTGCCGATTTCTTCTTTGCGAAACGTGAATACGTTAATGCTAATCGCGACAAGCTTCAAAAACTCTACGAAGGTTGGATGCGTGGTGCAGCAGAGATCAATGCTTCAGCTGACGCTAAGACTAAAGCAGGTAAGATTCTCGCCGAAGGCCTGGGCATACCCGAGCCGGATGCGATTGCTGCAATCGATAATGTTCGTTTGGCGACCCACGGTGACAACCGCAACTTTTTTGGCTTGAACACAGACTTCCAGGGAGTAGATGGCAATGCCCTCTATTTGCGGATGACCAACGAGTACCAAAAACTGGGTGTCATAGATGGGAAAGTGCCCAACTGGCGCCAAATCAGTATGCCTACGCTCATTCAGCGTACAGAACTAAGCGGTCCTAATGACGCTGCAGAAGCCAGCAAAACTTTCACCAAAGTAGAAGCTACAGAAGCCAAAGAGCTAGAAGCTATTGCTTCTAAACCCGTCAGTATCAACTTCCGAACGGGAGAGCACGTTTTGGATGAAAACGCCAAATACATCATTGATCGGGAATTTGTAGAAATTGCGAAAGCATTTGCTAACGCCCGTATCAGGATTGAAGGAAATACCGATGATGTCGGCTCTCGTACGAGCAATATCAAGTTATCCGAATTGCGCGCCCAATCGGTAGCCAACTACCTCATCAAGGAACACAACATGTCCCCTAACCGTCTGATCATTGTAGGCAACGGCCCCGACAAGCCGCTTGCCAGTAACAATACAGAAGACGGTAAAGCCAAGAACCGACGGACCGACTTCCAGCTCGTACGCGAGTAA